The Bacteroidia bacterium genome has a segment encoding these proteins:
- a CDS encoding insulinase family protein, with product MERLNRNIAPDFKLIDKININTPFIFMLHDTIPVYVLNAGTEDVIRMEVVFNAGSKYSEIPLVAAFTNLMLNEGTISRTSKQLAEEFDYYGSYLHLNADRDFAEATLYTLGKHFNKTLDLFTDIILNPSFPDDELSVLIDNKRQRYQIDEQKVKTLSAKKFNEVIFGKDHAYGRNAELNHYDLIGSQQLKDFHNRLYHKNNCKVIISGKITDDVLKRLETNFKVNDNKDFDNSFITQSVFPSSDKKHYVEKPDAVQSSIRIGKLLINKHHEDYAGVQILNTILGGYFGSRLMSNLREDKGYTYGVGSAIASLKDAGYFTTVCEVGAESTNSAINEIYKEIYRLIDEPVETEELGRVKNYMLGEFVRMFDGPFAQSDALRSVIDFGLDQKYFENYLMVLKNISPDDLKKLAEKYFQPESMFEVVAGKM from the coding sequence ATGGAAAGATTAAACAGAAATATTGCTCCTGATTTTAAGTTAATTGATAAAATAAATATCAATACTCCTTTTATTTTTATGTTGCATGATACTATTCCAGTTTATGTTTTAAATGCAGGAACTGAAGATGTAATTAGAATGGAAGTAGTATTTAATGCTGGTTCAAAATATTCAGAAATTCCTTTAGTTGCTGCTTTTACAAATCTAATGTTAAATGAAGGAACAATTAGTAGAACTTCAAAACAACTTGCCGAAGAATTTGATTATTATGGATCTTATCTTCATCTTAATGCTGATCGCGATTTTGCAGAAGCAACACTTTATACACTTGGAAAACACTTTAATAAAACTCTAGATTTATTTACTGATATAATTTTAAATCCTTCATTTCCTGATGATGAATTATCTGTTTTAATTGACAATAAGCGTCAGCGTTACCAGATTGATGAGCAGAAAGTTAAAACGCTTTCGGCAAAGAAATTTAATGAGGTTATTTTTGGAAAAGATCATGCTTATGGAAGAAATGCTGAACTTAACCATTATGATTTAATAGGTTCGCAGCAACTAAAAGACTTTCATAATCGTCTTTATCATAAAAATAATTGTAAGGTGATAATTTCGGGCAAAATTACAGATGATGTTTTGAAAAGATTAGAAACTAATTTTAAAGTTAATGATAATAAGGATTTTGATAATTCATTTATTACTCAGTCCGTATTTCCATCTTCAGATAAGAAGCATTATGTTGAGAAACCTGATGCAGTTCAGTCATCAATTAGAATAGGAAAGCTTTTAATAAATAAACATCATGAAGATTATGCAGGTGTGCAGATTCTTAACACAATATTGGGTGGTTATTTTGGCTCTAGATTAATGTCAAACCTTAGAGAAGATAAAGGGTATACTTATGGGGTAGGTTCTGCAATTGCTTCATTAAAGGATGCAGGATATTTTACAACTGTTTGTGAGGTAGGAGCAGAGTCAACGAATTCCGCAATAAATGAAATTTACAAAGAAATTTATCGTTTGATAGATGAACCGGTTGAAACAGAAGAATTGGGAAGAGTAAAAAATTATATGTTAGGTGAATTTGTTAGAATGTTTGACGGACCATTTGCTCAATCTGATGCTCTTCGCTCTGTGATTGATTTTGGTCTGGATCAAAAATATTTTGAGAATTATTTAATGGTACTTAAAAATATTTCACCTGATGATTTGAAGAAATTAGCAGAGAAATATTTTCAACCTGAATCAATGTTTGAAGTTGTTGCTGGAAAAATGTAA